Part of the Nicotiana tabacum cultivar K326 chromosome 20, ASM71507v2, whole genome shotgun sequence genome, GCAGGATCAAAATGGACGCACTGAGCCACATATTCGCACACTGTTCTTTAAGTAGTAATTTGAGTTTCTTAGAGGTAGCGTCTTCTTAATATATCATAGTTGGTCTAGTTTTCTCAAAGagacttatagcctgtttggccaagcttctaaaatcagcttattttgagaagtacttctcaaaaaagtgcttttggtgagaggtggtttgtgtttggctaattaatttgaaaagcacttttgagcagtgtttggccaagcttttgaaaattgcttctaagtgtatttttctcaaaagtgcttttggagagaagctacttttttctgcttctcaaaaactacttctgcttctccccaaaagcacttttattccttccaaaagcttggccaaacacctcaatttttggccaaacaagctattagaTTAGGACATTGAAAGCGACATCAAGGAGACAGATCTCTTCAATTTGTTGCTAAATTCTGGCCCTATACAGCAGACGTTCTATTGATATTTGAGCAGGAAAGAAAGAGATTGAAATACTTCAAAGAGAATTTGTTTGACTGCATTATTTACCTTAGGAGTTATGTAGTGAACATTTTGAATAAGCTGCTTAtattactatatttttcaatttatATATCATAGGACCTTCAGACTCTaacggaaacaacctctctgcctgccgagggtaggggtaaggtcacCCTTCCCTCCCAAGACCCCTCTTGTGGGAATCCactgagttttttttttattgttgttgttgttgtatatatcaTAGGACCTTCAATATAGGCTTAGTTATCTCTGTTTCGTAGGCTAGAATCTTGTTTTTGTGGGGCAAATTCTTCTTGGAGTTACGAGCGATGAGTgctcttattctgatgtccgttAACTAATTTCAGAAACCAGATGATGAGGATGCAGAAATCCTAAATCAAGAGGAAGAATTTTCGTTGCCAGAGAGTTATTTCTCGAAGGAAGAATCTTGAACGAGTTTGAAATCGATATGGATTTTGGACTTCACCTCTGGCAATTCTTGTATAGTAGTATCAGAATGGTTaagttctttttgtttttgttgccaTAATCAATCTGGTTACTCTTTTCTTGAATCTTCTTAAATTGGCAAATTCTAAACCTTACTGAAATTTTTGTATGCATGCTGAGAATTGATTTCAGCTTTCCTGATACAGACAGTTGATCTTTTTACATATTTTCTCTTTGAgactccaccccccccccccccccccacacacacacacacaaaacctTCTTTCTGTACTTGGAGATGTTGCGAAGCATCAAAATTCCCCATGCTAAGAGATTTTCTGGATAAATGTGATCACTTAAGGAGTCTGACTGATCAAGATTACTGAATAAATCAGTATGTAATTAGTTTATTCTATTGCATAATGCAAAAATGTACAATGGCTAGAAAGCTTATATTTACTAGTATAAAACAGTGTTAGTTCAGACATCGTTCCTTTTCCTAACATGCTTAAATAGCTTCATGTTCATGTGGCACAATTTCGAGTGTCCCAAAGGGATGACTTAGGGGTTGAAGAGCGTGGAATTACGAGGGAACCAAGGTCTGAGCAACTGACTTTCATGGTTTTCATGTGGTTATTATATGTATTATTTTCTCGATTATGTATTCACCAATATCTTGGCCCTCTGAACTAGGAGCATCGTGTTTGCTTTGAAGCAACTGTATGGTACTGGCATTTTCAGTAGAGACGAAACTATTGTACTGGTTCTAATGGAggtaataaatatttgaaaaattagtCAAGTTACGCACAAACTAATCAGACACCACCGTTATTATTCCCccaaaaaaaggaaagagagaatGAAATTCAAGTAGCAAGGCTTGATCTGAAAGATCTACAAATGGTTGATCTCGAATATCTTTAGATTGTTGAACGCTTGAAGTCCTCACGAAAGTACAGTGGGAATGCATTCATATTAACAGGTAGATAAAACTGGAAAACCAAAACTGTGAATCAAGAATGTTTCAGAGGAAAACAACTGCTCTGATTTTTCAGTCAACAAAATCGGGAGTTTGTGTGAGTGTATGCGTGTCTAAAGAAACGGTAAAGTTGTTTCTGTGTGACCTAGAGGTCACGGATTCGAGTCGTGGAAGTAGCCACTAGTACTTGCATTAGAGGCTATCTGCATCACACTCCATTGGGGTGCGGCCAttccccggaccctgcgtgaatgcgAGATACTTTCTgcatcgggctgccctttttCGCTTTTATTTTCTTGTTATCTTGCTGATGTTATAGTCTGTTGCTACTGCTTCTTTTTACAACTTTCCTTGTGCCAAGTGTCTatcagaaacagtctctctaccttcttaaggtaggggtaaggtacactaccctccccatactcGTGGAATTACAttgggtttgttattgttgttctaTTCTAAAGAAACAGTCAACTACTAAGAGAATAATTAGaatgatatgtatcaaaatattTTGCATTCATTTCCTTTCGATCTAATGAAAGTAAGAATCCATAATCTCAAGTTCATTATCTTGCTCCTTGAAAAAAGCAAGCATATAAAAAAGGCTCAAAtccattataaaaatattaattaatacaaaACATGCCCGCAGTTTAGATGGTAACTCTTCCACAATTAACAACAAGAGtaattcaacaacaaaaaaagCAAGGAATAAGtctcaaaactagttaaaaacagCAGCTGATCATTCAATGAATTGCATCTTCTTCTGATGAGGCCATTGCAAAATTATGCAAGCAGTTGTATCTTGCAAAGATGGGAAAACAAATCTGTTGTAATTTCTTGCGCGTATCGACTATTGCTTAGCTTTTGATGGCTCCTGTaatgatgccaagaaaaatagaaatttatgtTAGTAGAGTCAAAATGATGTAAACTTTAAAAATGGAAATAGGTCTAGTTAATAACTCACTTCAGTTTCAGCAGCTTTGGCATCTGCAGATTTTGGTTCAGCAACTTTTGGTTCATCAGCCTTCACATTCTCTTCACCTGTACAAAAAGTCATCTTGAGTATTgtttccaaaagagttctatgTACTGACGGCGTAAAGAATATTTACTAAATCAGGTCATTTCTGAGGTAATTACAAGTAAATCTCTATAATACGCATTAATAAGTAACTTAGTGAAAATGGTACTTACCATGCAATAAAGAGGCTAAACTACCCTGATAGTGTGAAAGATATGTACACTGTCAGTATATATAACTTATATCTTTCTTGCATTCGAAGGTGGGTTCTGAATTATAGGACAACAATCTCAAATGCTAGTAACtgagttataaatttttttttccatatttagtgaatttcttgCTATACATATAAGAGTTGGCCTAAAGTTACTAGATTCTGCTTAAACCATATCTTAAAGCCTACATCCACCCCAGTTTGCATTACCATACTTTCATGATTACAGTAGAAATAGTTTTATATCACATAGACCTCAAAGAATTTGAAAATGTTTGACGTGTGAGTTGCCGAGGAAACAACATCCTTGCCCTCtcaaggtagaggtaaggtctgtgtacacactacccttcccagaccccacttgtaggaATTTACTGAgtttgtcgttgttgttgtatgAAGTGTGAGTTATGCTTGATATAGTATGACGTTTATAGAGTTTAGAGATACTTCAATGTTATTGGACTACATTCTATATCACTTATTTGGATAATAGAATTACCTCCATCTTCAGGCAAATCAGAGGTCCATAGTGTGAGATTGTCTCTCAACAGCTGCATGATTAAGGTACTGTCCTTGTATGATTCTTCACTTAAAGTGTCTAACTCAGCTATTGCCTCGTCAAAAGCTTGTTTAGCCAAATGACAAGCCCTGCAAAATTGAATTGTCAATCTACATCATCTAAAGGGTCTGGCCCTTcccccttccccggaccccgcgcatagcgggagcttggTATACCGGGCTACCCTAATCTACATCTTATCATATCATATATTTACAAGAATAAACAAAATTGGTTATGAAGTGCTACCTTTCGGGGGAGTTCATGATCTCATAGTAGAAAACAGAGAAGTTCAAAGCAAGACCAAGCCGGATCGGATGTGTTGAAGAAAGATCAGTGTTTGCAGTGGCAGTAGCAGCCTAAAAGGGATGCAAAATCAAGTGCTGATCTAAGTAATGTGCATCGATTGCTGGTCTAAGTAATGTGCATCGATTAATCGACTAATCGTGCAGTTTCAGAACAGAAGAAGAATTAACTTGCCTCATAGCCCTTCAATGATTGTTCAGCAGCCTCTTTCCTTTCAGAATCAGTCTTGAACTCAGCAAGATAACGGTAATAGTCACCTTTCCTGCACCACAGAGAGAAATATAAGAACCTAAATCTATCAGAAATCTACTGAAAACTGAAAGAATTCGGTTTGGACCAGCTGCTAAGGACATGAAGAATCTCATATCCTTCTTATGGAGGGCCCGAGACATCAGTGAGATACCATTCTTGAACAATTAGAATTCTAACCTTGTGTCGGGAACGACAGGCCAAGGGGCAATCTCGGTTAGACATTTACATAGGGCGTATAGGTGGGGAGCTAGCACTGACAATACGGGTCTggccgaacccagtaactttgGTCCAAACCCTGTATTTGTCTTAAGCAATCCACTTAATGGGTGCAAAAAATACTAGAATTTCGAAATCATAAACTTTAAACCCTGTCTTCGCCTCTGCTTAGGCCTCCCAAAAGGTATCAGAAGCGTGTGCAAAAGGTTACTCAAGCCGAACAAAGATTGGCCCTCGAGTGCTAAAATgatcaaaataaaaaggatagaaCTACCTACTCATTATTCGGAAGTGAATCATAGAACACCAAAAATTGTGGTATCTTATGGACCTAACATAGGTCACATACCTCTCGACATAAGATTGAAATATCCAAACCTTCTTCTTCGGAGTGGAAAAGGACGTGGCTAAAACATTTAAAGATCGGCCTAGCCGCTCATAGGGACATATCTATCAGGATAGAGGATAGTCTAGGTTGATTTATAGATAGATCTCTCTCCATATAGATCGGTATCTTAGAAGGGGTTTACTCGGGCCAAAGGGAGATTGACCCTCGAGTGCAAAGGCAGAAGGGAGCTTAATTTCAAAACTCATCCGTTGAGAAAGTTATAGAACTGTTATAGGTTTGACTTACATTTTGTAATAGAAGACAGTAGCTTCACCGGTACCAGCAGATGGAATAAGGTGTTTGTCAATGATTTCAAGAATGTCAGAGCAAATCTTGGAGAGCTCTTCCTCAACCTTTTGACGATAGCCTTTTATCAGCTTGACATTGTGCTCGTTCCCTTTCGATTCTTCTTTCTGTTCAATGGAAGACATAATTCGCCACGAAGCTCTTCGAGCTCCAATGACATTCTTGTAACCAACAGAAAGCAAGTTCCTTTCTTCCACTGTCAATTCCACATCAAGTTTTGCAACTTTCTTCATACTCTCAACCATTTCTGTGATATCAAACCAATGTAAAGTCAAGATTCATACATTCCATTTAAGAGATCAGATAAGATGAGGagaagcgctcaacatgttttgagcctcgctttagggcttaagcgcgcctttgataaCATTGAATGAATATTTCAATCTTTAGCCACAAGCATTATTCCAAATTGATGAGAATTTCAACCTTTAGCCAGAAGCATAATTCCAATGAAAAGGCAAGAAACTCTATTCCATTAAATGTTCACTGTGTTCCACATTttatatttggattatataaCCTCAAACAACCACTATTGATCAATGTGTACCAACAAAAAGAAGGTGCAATACATTTATTAACCATGAAAAGGGATTAATTTTGTGTGAAAGACAGATGCCATGCACCTATTGCTTTGATGCATGTACCACGAGCAATGGTGGATCTAGAGTATTATTACCCGTTCTTGGAACACGGTAACTTTTGCTTAAACGTTATATTTCtattaagaaattcactaaatatttgtaaatatttaactgtgaacccagttattattgtatattaatttgagATTACGGTAGGAAtccataaactttaaattctggatccgcctctgaccATGAGTGAATAAATATTCTTTTGCTCGCATGCACATGTACCTCTTATACTCCATTTCCCAACTATTTTACATAGAAAATACCAATAAAAAGATGCAAATGAATCTAGCATATAAACAATAGGTGCATGTACAATACGTATATAcaaaacttaaaagaaaatataaagtcttaaaatGCCAAtattatactgggtttgttgttgttgttaaaatGCCAATATTAGCAACTAGTACTACGCTTTAAATCAAGAATCCGTCTAAGGTACAAAAAATATTAATGCAAGTATAGATAACAAAGCAAACTGAATTAAagaaagaattgaagagggaaAGAAATGAAACCATCATAACGCTCAGCTTGTTCAGCGAGTTTGGCCATGTAAACATGAGTTTCTCTCTCTTTTTGGGACGCCATTTTCAATTCTAACAATCAAGAAAAAGCTAGGATGAAAAGGAATATGATAGAGATTGTTAAATGGTGAAATTCCAAACTAAAATAGAGTAGAATATTTCAAGTTTACAAATGAGAGAGAGATGAAATTTTTTTGGGGAGTTAAGAAGGAAAGGAAGAGCGTGAGGAAAGGGAAGATTAATGAATAAGGATGAATGAGAGAGTTGTGGGAGGATTGACTAAATCTCCATCTTTGGATCATTACTATTTACTACTACACCATTGATAGTAAAATTGGTAGACCGTGAAAATCGTAACTTAAAAGGGATAGAATTTAATTTTTGGATTTAACTTGTAGTATACATTAACGGTGTGAAAACAATATTTTCACTAGCattatatattttagtataaGTAACGAATATGATTATCGCCTGTTATGAGGTTACCATTAAAATTTTGTCCGTATAGTTTAGTGGATTAAATTTCgcctttaaatataattaaaaaatatttttttttacaaataaattTAGCTCATCGGAATAGCCGATACAGAATTAAATAACGGTCTCAAAAAGGCCAATTAATTCTTGTTTCCTAAAGGGAGTGATGACTTTCACTTTTGTAACATCTCAATTTTTTTTCCTTCATTCAGCAAGTTGGTAACTAACATAATTTCTTCTAAGGCATGATACCATGATATTTTGACATGTAATCATGGTTCCCAACTATCACATACTAATATTTTTAGTTCCTtcgtttttattattttcgttttgtggttttattttatttctataaACATTTTTTTGTTTCAACAAGATTCGTATATTCCTCAATCTTCATGATTTAGCTCTAACATTTTACATGTACCATAGTTCATTATCTGTACAAATAATCGGGATATAGTCTAGAAAAAGTAATTAAGTGGCAGATTAAGGGATTTTGGGAGGATTGATAAATTTTTTAGACACAAAAAATATCTTATTAGTTACGCCAAGCAAGGAATCACAATTTCTACATCTAAAGGTTAAAAATTCTCACTGAaaaaaattggtatgaaaatTTTTGGGACGACACAAATAGTCTTTTGTGGTGATCGGGTGACCCTATTTGCAGCCACgaattatttgtatttaaaatttagaaaGTAGTAAACACATTTGTAATATGATTTTTCTCCAGATGCATACCTTGTATTTTAACATCATATACTTAGCCTCCTTTACAATGACAATTATACTAATTACTAGTTTGATGATATTTTCGCTTTCGGTAAAGAGCCAAATATACCCTTGTACCATGAAAAAAGGTTTAAATATACTCTTTGTTATACTTCGGGTTCAAATATACCGTTGCCGtaatactattggttcaaatataccaTTCTTCTGTTAAGTTTGTTCAAGGTGGACATCCAATCATGCACGACACTGATATTTGATGAGATGGATGCCACATGACATGCCATCTTTGCGCCCCTAATCTATatataaaagactaaaatttgaaatacaatatttttcGTGTAGCGGTAATAGTG contains:
- the LOC107805679 gene encoding 14-3-3-like protein GF14 iota, producing the protein MASQKERETHVYMAKLAEQAERYDEMVESMKKVAKLDVELTVEERNLLSVGYKNVIGARRASWRIMSSIEQKEESKGNEHNVKLIKGYRQKVEEELSKICSDILEIIDKHLIPSAGTGEATVFYYKMKGDYYRYLAEFKTDSERKEAAEQSLKGYEAATATANTDLSSTHPIRLGLALNFSVFYYEIMNSPERACHLAKQAFDEAIAELDTLSEESYKDSTLIMQLLRDNLTLWTSDLPEDGGEENVKADEPKVAEPKSADAKAAETEEPSKAKQ